A region from the Tachysurus vachellii isolate PV-2020 chromosome 25, HZAU_Pvac_v1, whole genome shotgun sequence genome encodes:
- the fbl gene encoding rRNA 2'-O-methyltransferase fibrillarin, whose amino-acid sequence MRPGFSPRGGGGRGGFGGRGRGGDRGGRGGFRGGRGGGGGGFRSPGGEGGFRGRGGGRGTPRGRGGRGGRGGFRGGNKVTVEPHRHEGVFICRGKEDALVTKNMVVGESVYGEKRISVEDGEAKIEYRAWNPFRSKLAAAILGGIDQIHIKPGAKVMYLGAASGTTVSHVSDIVGPDGLVYAVEFSHRSGRDLLNVAKKRTNIIPIIEDARHPHKYRMLVGMVDVIFADVAQPDQTRIVALNAHNFLKNGGHFVISIKANCIDSTASPEAVFTSEVKKMSAENMKPQEQLTLEPYERDHAVVVGVYRPPPKQKK is encoded by the exons ATGAGGCctg GTTTCAGTCCCAGAGGTGGTGGAGGACGGGGTGGATTTGGTGGAAGAGGACGTGGTGGAGACCGAGGAGGACGAGGCGGGTTTAGAGGAGGGCGAGGTGGTGGAG GTGGAGGTTTCAGGTCTCCGGGTGGCGAAGGAGGATTCCGGGGCCGTGGTGGAGGCAGAGGGACCCCGAGAGGACGCGGGGGCAGAGGAGGACGAGGAGGGTTCAGGGGAGGAAATAAAGTGACCGTGGagccacacagacatgagg GTGTGTTTATCTGCCGTGGAAAGGAAGATGCTCTGGTGACGAagaacatggtggtgggagagTCTGTGTATGGAGAGAAGAGAATCAGTGTGGAG GATGGAGAAGCGAAGATCGAGTACAGAGCCTGGAACCCTTTCCGCTCCAAACTGGCGGCGGCAATTCTGGGAGGAATCGATCAGATCCACATCAAACCTGGCGCCAAAGTCATGTACCTGGGGGCGGCGTCAGGAACCACCGTGTCTCACGTCTCGGACATCGTCGGCCCT gacggTCTGGTGTACGCTGTGGAGTTCTCACACCGCTCTGGTCGAGATTTACTAAATGTGGCTAAAAAGAGAACCAACATTATTCCCATTATTGAAGACGCCAGACATCCACACAAATACCGTATGCTGGTTG GGATGGTGGACGTGATTTTTGCCGACGTCGCTCAGCCTGATCAGACGCGTATCGTTGCTCTGAACGCTCACAACTTCCTTAAGAACGGAGGCCATTTTGTCATCTCCATCAAG GCAAACTGCATCGACTCCACGGCGTCTCCTGAAGCCGTGTTTACGTCTGAAGTGAAGAAGATGAGCGCAGAGAACATGAAGCCTCAGGAGCAGCTCACGCTTGAGCCGTATGAGAGAGACCACGCGGTGGTCGTAGGAGTCTACAG ACCACCTCCcaaacagaagaaataa
- the alkbh8 gene encoding alkylated DNA repair protein alkB homolog 8 isoform X1 yields the protein MEVHVQNVESIRKSKEEKKLLKRQIKACHTLLKHEGITTALQPTQCVLVSNGGLGNGVSRELLMEVLTEGGAVESLLMPPNKPYSFATFTSLQESQRAHTLCNGRVLECNGHNVTLYCSYILPACSVDGGVRSECECVSLPPGLCVLENFVSSEEESWLLQAVDWTLHDDVTSQSEAQRELKHRRVKHYGYEFRYDNNNMDKDKPLAEGLPVVCESVLQRCMCDGHISILPDQLTVNQYKSGQGIPPHVDTHSAFEDTILSLSLGAQTVMDFRHPDGRSVAVVLPAKSLLVMKGESRYFWTHGITPRKFDVVSASTSVRSGTVNFDPSDLTLNQRGTRTSFTFRKIRHTPCDCAYPSVCDSQRPPSPPNLPVARSDACQLEEQYVHHVYENISGHFSSTRHAPWPRVRDFLLSLPSSAIMADIGCGNGKYLGINPQVFSLGCDRSVNLVSICAERGFHSVVCDALSVPLRSSAFDAVMSIAVIHHFSTQERRLAAITELVRLLKVGGRALIYVWAMEQEYKNQKSKYLKTNQENKEPKTSKQTNERRNDQDVNNSECSVRQVHAGKVSSNPADTEEDCVKVTPPRLSVHTNRTPFASQDLLVPWHLKGDVKASPGPVFHRFYHVFQHGELEGLCASVSGVEVQQSYYDQGNWCVILQKTHQQ from the exons ATGGAGGTTCATGTGCAGAACGTTGAAAGTATCAGAAAATccaaagaagagaaaaagctgCTGAAGCGACAAATAAAAGCTTGTCACACACTGCTGAAGCATGAAGGTATCACCACCGCACTCCAGCCCACTCAG tgtgtgctAGTGTCTAATGGAGGTTTAGGAAACGGTGTGAGCAGGGAGCTGCTGATGGAGGTGCTGACTGAAGGTGGCGCTGTGGAGTCTCTCCTCATGCCTCCTAATAAACCCTACAGTTTCGCCACCTTCACATCTCTGCAGGAGAGTCAAAGAGCTCACACACTGTGTAACGGCCGCGTGCTAGAGTGTAACGGGCACAACGTCACTCTGTACTGCAGCTACATCCTGcca gcttGCTCAGTGGATGGAGGAGTGaggagtgaatgtgagtgtgtgtctctcccccctGGTCTCTGTGTGTTGGAGAACTTTGTGTCTTCAGAAGAAGAGTCTTGGTTGTTGCAGGCTGTGGACTGGACTTTgcatgatgatgtcacat CACAGAGTGAAGCACAGCGAGAGCTGAAGCACCGCAGAGTGAAGCATTATGGGTATGAATTTCGCtatgacaacaacaacatggaTAAAGACAAACCACTGGCTGAAG gtttgCCGGTggtgtgtgagtctgtgctgCAGAGGTGTATGTGTGACGGTCACATCAGCATCCTTCCTGATCAGCTCACAGTTAACCAGTACAAGAGTGGACAAG GAATTCCCCCACATGTGGACACACACTCAGCGTTTGAGGACACCATCCTGTCTCTCAGTCTGGGAGCACAG aCTGTAATGGATTTCCGTCACCCTGATGGTCGCTCCGTTGCCGTGGTTTTACCTGCAAAGAGTCTGTTAGTGATGAAAGGGGAGAGTCGTTACTTCTGGACTCATGG tataaCACCCAGGAAGTTCGATGTGGTGTCTGCATCAACATCTGTGAGGTCAGGGACCGTGAACTTTGACCCCAGTGATCTGACTTTGAACCAGCGAGGCACACGGACGTCATTTACCTTCCGCAAAATCCGACACACACCCTGTGACTGTG cgtaCCCATCAGTGTGTGATAGCCAGcgtcccccctccccccccaaTCTTCCAGTTGCTCGTAGCGACGCATGCCAATTGGAGGAGCAGTATGTTCACCATGtgtatgaaaacatttctggCCACTTCAGTAGCACTCGCCATGCTCCCTGGCCACGAGTCCGAGACTTCCTGCTCTCATTGCCAAGCAGTGCCATCATGGCCGACATCGGCTGTGGCAACGGCAAATACCTGGGAATCAACCCTCAGGTGTTTTcg CTGGGCTGTGATCGCAGTGTGAACTTGGTGTCGATCTGCGCTGAGCGAGGTTTCCACTCTGTGGTATGTGACGCTCTGTCTGTACCTCTGCGCAGCTCTGCCTTCGACGCCGTCATGTCAATCGCTGTCATTCATCATTTCTCCACACAG gAGAGAAGACTGGCAGCCATCACTGAGCTGGTGCGTCTGCTGAAGGTTGGAGGTCGTGCCCTGATCTACGTGTGGGCAATGGAGCAGGAATACAAGAACCAAAAATCCAAATATCTCAAAACTAACCAGGAGAACAAGGAACCAAAAACATCAAAGCAGACCAATGAACGCAGGAATGACCAGGATGTGAATAACAGTGAGTGTAGTGTGAGGcaggtgcatgctgggaaagTGAGCTCAAACCCAGCTGACACAGAGGAGGACTGTGTGAAGGTGACCCCACCCAGACTGAGTGTTCACACCAATCGCACGCCGTTTGCATCTCAGGATCTTCTCGTTCCGTGGCATCTGAAAGGTGACGTGAAGGCGAGTCCCGGTCCCGTGTTCCACCGTTTTTATCATGTGTTCCAACACGGAGAGTTGGAGGGTCTGTGTGCATCCGTCAGTGGGGTGGAGGTGCAGCAGAGCTACTATGACCAGGGCAACTGGTGTGTCATCCTGcagaaaacacaccaacaaTAA
- the alkbh8 gene encoding alkylated DNA repair protein alkB homolog 8 isoform X2, protein MEVHVQNVESIRKSKEEKKLLKRQIKACHTLLKHEGITTALQPTQCVLVSNGGLGNGVSRELLMEVLTEGGAVESLLMPPNKPYSFATFTSLQESQRAHTLCNGRVLECNGHNVTLYCSYILPVDGGVRSECECVSLPPGLCVLENFVSSEEESWLLQAVDWTLHDDVTSQSEAQRELKHRRVKHYGYEFRYDNNNMDKDKPLAEGLPVVCESVLQRCMCDGHISILPDQLTVNQYKSGQGIPPHVDTHSAFEDTILSLSLGAQTVMDFRHPDGRSVAVVLPAKSLLVMKGESRYFWTHGITPRKFDVVSASTSVRSGTVNFDPSDLTLNQRGTRTSFTFRKIRHTPCDCAYPSVCDSQRPPSPPNLPVARSDACQLEEQYVHHVYENISGHFSSTRHAPWPRVRDFLLSLPSSAIMADIGCGNGKYLGINPQVFSLGCDRSVNLVSICAERGFHSVVCDALSVPLRSSAFDAVMSIAVIHHFSTQERRLAAITELVRLLKVGGRALIYVWAMEQEYKNQKSKYLKTNQENKEPKTSKQTNERRNDQDVNNSECSVRQVHAGKVSSNPADTEEDCVKVTPPRLSVHTNRTPFASQDLLVPWHLKGDVKASPGPVFHRFYHVFQHGELEGLCASVSGVEVQQSYYDQGNWCVILQKTHQQ, encoded by the exons ATGGAGGTTCATGTGCAGAACGTTGAAAGTATCAGAAAATccaaagaagagaaaaagctgCTGAAGCGACAAATAAAAGCTTGTCACACACTGCTGAAGCATGAAGGTATCACCACCGCACTCCAGCCCACTCAG tgtgtgctAGTGTCTAATGGAGGTTTAGGAAACGGTGTGAGCAGGGAGCTGCTGATGGAGGTGCTGACTGAAGGTGGCGCTGTGGAGTCTCTCCTCATGCCTCCTAATAAACCCTACAGTTTCGCCACCTTCACATCTCTGCAGGAGAGTCAAAGAGCTCACACACTGTGTAACGGCCGCGTGCTAGAGTGTAACGGGCACAACGTCACTCTGTACTGCAGCTACATCCTGccag TGGATGGAGGAGTGaggagtgaatgtgagtgtgtgtctctcccccctGGTCTCTGTGTGTTGGAGAACTTTGTGTCTTCAGAAGAAGAGTCTTGGTTGTTGCAGGCTGTGGACTGGACTTTgcatgatgatgtcacat CACAGAGTGAAGCACAGCGAGAGCTGAAGCACCGCAGAGTGAAGCATTATGGGTATGAATTTCGCtatgacaacaacaacatggaTAAAGACAAACCACTGGCTGAAG gtttgCCGGTggtgtgtgagtctgtgctgCAGAGGTGTATGTGTGACGGTCACATCAGCATCCTTCCTGATCAGCTCACAGTTAACCAGTACAAGAGTGGACAAG GAATTCCCCCACATGTGGACACACACTCAGCGTTTGAGGACACCATCCTGTCTCTCAGTCTGGGAGCACAG aCTGTAATGGATTTCCGTCACCCTGATGGTCGCTCCGTTGCCGTGGTTTTACCTGCAAAGAGTCTGTTAGTGATGAAAGGGGAGAGTCGTTACTTCTGGACTCATGG tataaCACCCAGGAAGTTCGATGTGGTGTCTGCATCAACATCTGTGAGGTCAGGGACCGTGAACTTTGACCCCAGTGATCTGACTTTGAACCAGCGAGGCACACGGACGTCATTTACCTTCCGCAAAATCCGACACACACCCTGTGACTGTG cgtaCCCATCAGTGTGTGATAGCCAGcgtcccccctccccccccaaTCTTCCAGTTGCTCGTAGCGACGCATGCCAATTGGAGGAGCAGTATGTTCACCATGtgtatgaaaacatttctggCCACTTCAGTAGCACTCGCCATGCTCCCTGGCCACGAGTCCGAGACTTCCTGCTCTCATTGCCAAGCAGTGCCATCATGGCCGACATCGGCTGTGGCAACGGCAAATACCTGGGAATCAACCCTCAGGTGTTTTcg CTGGGCTGTGATCGCAGTGTGAACTTGGTGTCGATCTGCGCTGAGCGAGGTTTCCACTCTGTGGTATGTGACGCTCTGTCTGTACCTCTGCGCAGCTCTGCCTTCGACGCCGTCATGTCAATCGCTGTCATTCATCATTTCTCCACACAG gAGAGAAGACTGGCAGCCATCACTGAGCTGGTGCGTCTGCTGAAGGTTGGAGGTCGTGCCCTGATCTACGTGTGGGCAATGGAGCAGGAATACAAGAACCAAAAATCCAAATATCTCAAAACTAACCAGGAGAACAAGGAACCAAAAACATCAAAGCAGACCAATGAACGCAGGAATGACCAGGATGTGAATAACAGTGAGTGTAGTGTGAGGcaggtgcatgctgggaaagTGAGCTCAAACCCAGCTGACACAGAGGAGGACTGTGTGAAGGTGACCCCACCCAGACTGAGTGTTCACACCAATCGCACGCCGTTTGCATCTCAGGATCTTCTCGTTCCGTGGCATCTGAAAGGTGACGTGAAGGCGAGTCCCGGTCCCGTGTTCCACCGTTTTTATCATGTGTTCCAACACGGAGAGTTGGAGGGTCTGTGTGCATCCGTCAGTGGGGTGGAGGTGCAGCAGAGCTACTATGACCAGGGCAACTGGTGTGTCATCCTGcagaaaacacaccaacaaTAA
- the alkbh8 gene encoding alkylated DNA repair protein alkB homolog 8 isoform X3 — protein sequence MEVLTEGGAVESLLMPPNKPYSFATFTSLQESQRAHTLCNGRVLECNGHNVTLYCSYILPACSVDGGVRSECECVSLPPGLCVLENFVSSEEESWLLQAVDWTLHDDVTSQSEAQRELKHRRVKHYGYEFRYDNNNMDKDKPLAEGLPVVCESVLQRCMCDGHISILPDQLTVNQYKSGQGIPPHVDTHSAFEDTILSLSLGAQTVMDFRHPDGRSVAVVLPAKSLLVMKGESRYFWTHGITPRKFDVVSASTSVRSGTVNFDPSDLTLNQRGTRTSFTFRKIRHTPCDCAYPSVCDSQRPPSPPNLPVARSDACQLEEQYVHHVYENISGHFSSTRHAPWPRVRDFLLSLPSSAIMADIGCGNGKYLGINPQVFSLGCDRSVNLVSICAERGFHSVVCDALSVPLRSSAFDAVMSIAVIHHFSTQERRLAAITELVRLLKVGGRALIYVWAMEQEYKNQKSKYLKTNQENKEPKTSKQTNERRNDQDVNNSECSVRQVHAGKVSSNPADTEEDCVKVTPPRLSVHTNRTPFASQDLLVPWHLKGDVKASPGPVFHRFYHVFQHGELEGLCASVSGVEVQQSYYDQGNWCVILQKTHQQ from the exons ATGGAGGTGCTGACTGAAGGTGGCGCTGTGGAGTCTCTCCTCATGCCTCCTAATAAACCCTACAGTTTCGCCACCTTCACATCTCTGCAGGAGAGTCAAAGAGCTCACACACTGTGTAACGGCCGCGTGCTAGAGTGTAACGGGCACAACGTCACTCTGTACTGCAGCTACATCCTGcca gcttGCTCAGTGGATGGAGGAGTGaggagtgaatgtgagtgtgtgtctctcccccctGGTCTCTGTGTGTTGGAGAACTTTGTGTCTTCAGAAGAAGAGTCTTGGTTGTTGCAGGCTGTGGACTGGACTTTgcatgatgatgtcacat CACAGAGTGAAGCACAGCGAGAGCTGAAGCACCGCAGAGTGAAGCATTATGGGTATGAATTTCGCtatgacaacaacaacatggaTAAAGACAAACCACTGGCTGAAG gtttgCCGGTggtgtgtgagtctgtgctgCAGAGGTGTATGTGTGACGGTCACATCAGCATCCTTCCTGATCAGCTCACAGTTAACCAGTACAAGAGTGGACAAG GAATTCCCCCACATGTGGACACACACTCAGCGTTTGAGGACACCATCCTGTCTCTCAGTCTGGGAGCACAG aCTGTAATGGATTTCCGTCACCCTGATGGTCGCTCCGTTGCCGTGGTTTTACCTGCAAAGAGTCTGTTAGTGATGAAAGGGGAGAGTCGTTACTTCTGGACTCATGG tataaCACCCAGGAAGTTCGATGTGGTGTCTGCATCAACATCTGTGAGGTCAGGGACCGTGAACTTTGACCCCAGTGATCTGACTTTGAACCAGCGAGGCACACGGACGTCATTTACCTTCCGCAAAATCCGACACACACCCTGTGACTGTG cgtaCCCATCAGTGTGTGATAGCCAGcgtcccccctccccccccaaTCTTCCAGTTGCTCGTAGCGACGCATGCCAATTGGAGGAGCAGTATGTTCACCATGtgtatgaaaacatttctggCCACTTCAGTAGCACTCGCCATGCTCCCTGGCCACGAGTCCGAGACTTCCTGCTCTCATTGCCAAGCAGTGCCATCATGGCCGACATCGGCTGTGGCAACGGCAAATACCTGGGAATCAACCCTCAGGTGTTTTcg CTGGGCTGTGATCGCAGTGTGAACTTGGTGTCGATCTGCGCTGAGCGAGGTTTCCACTCTGTGGTATGTGACGCTCTGTCTGTACCTCTGCGCAGCTCTGCCTTCGACGCCGTCATGTCAATCGCTGTCATTCATCATTTCTCCACACAG gAGAGAAGACTGGCAGCCATCACTGAGCTGGTGCGTCTGCTGAAGGTTGGAGGTCGTGCCCTGATCTACGTGTGGGCAATGGAGCAGGAATACAAGAACCAAAAATCCAAATATCTCAAAACTAACCAGGAGAACAAGGAACCAAAAACATCAAAGCAGACCAATGAACGCAGGAATGACCAGGATGTGAATAACAGTGAGTGTAGTGTGAGGcaggtgcatgctgggaaagTGAGCTCAAACCCAGCTGACACAGAGGAGGACTGTGTGAAGGTGACCCCACCCAGACTGAGTGTTCACACCAATCGCACGCCGTTTGCATCTCAGGATCTTCTCGTTCCGTGGCATCTGAAAGGTGACGTGAAGGCGAGTCCCGGTCCCGTGTTCCACCGTTTTTATCATGTGTTCCAACACGGAGAGTTGGAGGGTCTGTGTGCATCCGTCAGTGGGGTGGAGGTGCAGCAGAGCTACTATGACCAGGGCAACTGGTGTGTCATCCTGcagaaaacacaccaacaaTAA